The Commensalibacter nepenthis genome has a window encoding:
- the tssA gene encoding type VI secretion system protein TssA: MMLKKLITGCFQQEDAISQARKASIKWQDWILPIPGVSKVGNDPTYEDDFQYMRDEISKITDTNTQNILIYAEELLKNHCKDVRVITYYIWARLHQDGESGFADGLLLLATLVHEYGEELLPTRTITRKLAFEWLCGVKIQNSLSLYPEVEKNNFKNIIAALAWLQSQFESWSEENRPNLNGLITILENRLESSGGINTIIPQNSTASSISSPQEKNNSEQKFSVITIKSGRELLEQSRLLSSYLHEQPQGWLSSARLMRCIRWDTVHQLPSHDGGKKTRLTPPRSELKNALKRLYIQQKWIELLEQAENMFMEGVNHFWLDIQWYVYQALNKSDNEYTEWAKIIKNDLQMLLDRLPGLHDLTYDDGTPFADEVTHPWIEQNVLLTETNFFADKTNSSFHDQNSILDMESEALTMIDKEGEEATLTWLMQLPGIDSTKSRWLQRLLMARITEQCGKIDMAVHLLKELEKDAEPFQLQLWEPELMFEVKARLLKLLRMKAQRNESDKIRLLEKMEQLLSDLVSIDPSRAFILFN, translated from the coding sequence ATGATGCTTAAAAAACTAATTACAGGTTGCTTTCAACAAGAAGATGCCATCTCTCAAGCTCGCAAAGCATCTATAAAGTGGCAAGATTGGATATTACCAATTCCTGGTGTCAGTAAAGTAGGAAACGATCCAACATATGAAGATGACTTTCAATATATGCGTGATGAAATCAGCAAAATAACGGATACCAATACTCAAAATATTTTAATTTACGCAGAAGAACTCTTAAAAAATCATTGTAAAGATGTTCGTGTCATCACTTATTATATTTGGGCGCGTTTACATCAAGACGGTGAAAGTGGTTTTGCTGATGGATTATTATTATTAGCAACATTAGTGCATGAATATGGTGAAGAGCTACTCCCAACTAGGACAATCACGCGTAAACTAGCCTTTGAATGGCTTTGTGGTGTAAAAATACAAAATAGCCTATCTCTTTATCCAGAGGTTGAAAAAAATAATTTTAAAAATATTATTGCTGCATTAGCATGGTTACAGTCACAATTTGAAAGTTGGTCAGAAGAAAATCGTCCAAACCTCAATGGGTTAATTACTATTTTAGAAAATAGATTAGAAAGCTCTGGTGGAATTAATACAATTATTCCTCAAAATAGCACGGCTTCTTCTATATCTTCACCACAAGAAAAAAATAATTCTGAACAAAAATTTTCTGTTATTACCATTAAATCTGGTAGAGAGCTTTTAGAACAATCTCGCTTATTATCCTCTTACTTACACGAACAACCACAAGGATGGCTTTCCTCTGCCAGATTAATGCGTTGTATTCGATGGGATACAGTACATCAACTGCCATCACATGATGGTGGAAAAAAAACCAGACTTACTCCACCTCGAAGCGAGTTAAAAAATGCTTTAAAACGTTTATATATACAACAAAAATGGATAGAACTTCTAGAGCAAGCTGAAAACATGTTTATGGAAGGCGTTAACCATTTTTGGCTTGATATACAATGGTATGTTTATCAAGCTTTAAATAAATCTGACAATGAATATACAGAATGGGCAAAAATTATCAAAAACGATCTACAGATGCTATTAGATCGCTTACCTGGATTGCATGACCTAACATATGATGATGGTACTCCTTTTGCAGACGAGGTTACTCACCCTTGGATTGAGCAAAATGTTCTTTTAACTGAAACCAATTTCTTTGCCGATAAAACAAACTCATCTTTTCATGATCAAAATAGTATTTTAGATATGGAAAGTGAAGCGCTGACCATGATTGATAAAGAAGGGGAAGAGGCAACCTTAACATGGTTAATGCAATTGCCTGGTATTGATTCAACCAAAAGTCGTTGGCTACAAAGGCTTTTAATGGCACGTATCACTGAACAATGTGGAAAAATAGATATGGCTGTTCATTTACTAAAAGAGCTAGAAAAAGATGCAGAACCCTTTCAATTACAATTATGGGAGCCTGAATTAATGTTTGAAGTTAAAGCACGCCTCTTAAAGTTATTACGTATGAAAGCACAACGTAACGAAAGCGATAAAATTCGTTTATTAGAAAAAATGGAACAGCTGCTATCTGATCTAGTATCAATAGATCCTTCTCGAGCCTTTATATTATTTAATTAA
- the tssF gene encoding type VI secretion system baseplate subunit TssF, producing the protein MAHDDLILRYYEAEMMYLREAGKEFAQAHPDRAALLNLDKVSDRDPYVERLFEGFSFLMGKMRQKLDDDLPELTEGLVSLLWPHYLRTIPSLAVVELTPNYHKLKEPEILSKEFEIISQPIGSKKTKCRYRSTRDVELLPLKLSNAQLLHEPDGRSIIRIRFNCGDLAEWGDIHIHSLPIYLNADSPISSALHLYLTRYVQHSFIRYSNAFNSDRRPIDLCFSPMGFDPEDRLWPKGETAFSGYQLLLEYFSFREKFMFLNLKGLEKIHFPEAIEWFELDIVLNKLWPQDLLFSEENFVLYCTPVINLFEIEADPLRISGLQHEYLLRPLRIQDGHTEIYSVDHVKSSKRAEQHDFVPFSSFQHRGGMLRHTAPERYYHTRVRRGASGLYDTWLILGGDAFEKNFDFEEEILSLRITATNGQLPRSSLRNSILNQPLHSTQLEVKVRNLSAPTMPCYPPSTDRFHWRVLSHLSSNFLSMLDNAEILRGTLALYDWTDDEMNRRRLEAIIHVEHSLIQRFEKGFLLRGVDIEVTINSNGFSGEGDICLFGEMLNQFFALYTDIHLFNQLTITLKPTGKSFRWKENHSQKISG; encoded by the coding sequence ATGGCTCATGACGATTTAATATTACGCTACTATGAAGCAGAAATGATGTATTTACGCGAGGCTGGAAAAGAGTTTGCGCAAGCTCATCCAGATCGTGCTGCACTACTAAATTTAGATAAAGTTAGCGACAGAGATCCGTATGTAGAACGTTTGTTTGAAGGTTTTTCCTTTTTAATGGGAAAAATGCGCCAAAAGCTAGATGATGATTTACCCGAATTAACTGAAGGTTTGGTCAGTTTATTATGGCCACACTATTTACGTACTATTCCCTCTTTGGCAGTAGTTGAATTAACCCCAAACTATCATAAACTAAAAGAACCAGAAATTTTATCTAAAGAGTTTGAAATTATTTCACAACCTATTGGTTCTAAAAAAACAAAGTGTCGTTATAGATCTACTAGAGATGTAGAGCTGCTACCTTTAAAATTAAGTAATGCTCAATTATTACATGAACCAGATGGTCGTTCAATCATTAGAATTCGATTTAATTGTGGTGATTTGGCTGAATGGGGCGATATTCATATTCACTCTTTACCAATTTATCTTAATGCTGATTCCCCGATTAGCTCTGCCTTGCATCTTTATCTAACACGATATGTTCAACATAGTTTTATCCGTTATTCAAATGCTTTTAATTCAGATCGACGACCAATAGATTTATGCTTTTCTCCTATGGGTTTTGATCCAGAAGATCGATTATGGCCTAAAGGAGAGACCGCTTTTAGTGGGTATCAACTTTTATTAGAATATTTCTCTTTTAGAGAAAAGTTTATGTTCTTAAATCTAAAGGGATTAGAAAAAATTCACTTTCCAGAGGCAATAGAGTGGTTTGAGCTAGACATTGTTTTAAACAAATTATGGCCACAAGATTTGCTATTTTCTGAAGAAAATTTTGTTTTATATTGCACACCTGTTATTAATTTATTTGAAATTGAAGCTGACCCCTTACGAATTTCAGGTTTACAACACGAATATTTACTGCGCCCATTAAGAATTCAAGATGGTCATACTGAAATATATTCTGTAGATCATGTAAAATCATCAAAACGTGCCGAACAACATGATTTTGTTCCCTTTAGCAGTTTTCAACATCGTGGAGGTATGTTACGTCATACAGCCCCAGAACGTTACTATCATACACGAGTACGCCGTGGAGCCTCTGGTCTATATGATACTTGGTTAATTCTTGGCGGGGATGCTTTTGAAAAAAACTTTGACTTTGAAGAAGAAATTTTATCTCTAAGGATTACTGCAACCAATGGGCAACTCCCACGTAGCTCTTTACGTAACAGCATATTAAATCAACCGCTTCACTCAACACAATTAGAGGTTAAAGTTCGCAATTTAAGTGCCCCTACAATGCCATGCTACCCACCATCAACAGATCGCTTTCATTGGCGTGTTCTTAGCCATTTAAGCTCTAACTTTTTAAGTATGCTGGATAATGCTGAAATCTTAAGGGGAACCTTGGCTTTATATGACTGGACAGATGATGAAATGAACCGTCGTCGTTTAGAGGCAATTATTCATGTAGAGCATTCTTTAATTCAACGTTTTGAAAAAGGCTTCTTATTAAGAGGCGTTGATATTGAAGTAACAATCAATAGCAACGGATTTTCTGGAGAGGGGGATATTTGCCTATTTGGCGAGATGTTAAATCAATTCTTTGCTTTATATACAGATATTCATTTGTTTAACCAGCTAACAATTACATTAAAACCTACTGGAAAGAGTTTTAGATGGAAAGAAAACCACAGTCAGAAAATTTCTGGTTAG
- the tssG gene encoding type VI secretion system baseplate subunit TssG, with protein sequence MERKPQSENFWLVKKIEDKIISINFYRFCQLIEKTDIHYPALGTTSLLKNDLIRFRSVEDMGFPVSEFKEVQWSKTNPSLPPTIRTTFLGLYGIDSPLPTIFLDDIAQKREGYESVTSFLDIFHHRMITQYYRIWRKYSYPASFQSGGTDETSQCLLGLIGLGIPGTQKHIATPISRFLALLSVMRLPTRNAEGLSALVSVLTKNTKATVKPHSVQHIPLLNPIKLSSKTPVHLNIRHTLGKTGRDVNSQIALNLYTEDFEEAKSWLPGGVLFIDFLILLRVYLGWRYTAKIQLTVPKRVLPDAKLNKSQIQLGRTGILGLTKEKKKHSKEIITVKIGGYKGLKPLSKVTQAEKVSYVY encoded by the coding sequence ATGGAAAGAAAACCACAGTCAGAAAATTTCTGGTTAGTTAAAAAAATTGAAGATAAAATTATATCTATTAATTTCTATCGTTTTTGTCAGCTGATAGAAAAAACAGATATACATTATCCTGCGCTTGGAACAACCTCTTTGCTTAAAAACGACCTTATTCGTTTTAGGTCAGTTGAAGATATGGGGTTTCCCGTTAGTGAATTTAAAGAGGTTCAATGGTCTAAAACAAACCCTTCACTCCCTCCAACGATTAGAACGACTTTTCTAGGTCTTTATGGTATTGATTCTCCATTACCAACAATATTCTTAGATGATATTGCTCAAAAAAGAGAAGGATATGAAAGTGTCACTTCCTTTTTAGATATTTTTCATCACCGTATGATCACGCAATATTACCGTATATGGCGTAAATATTCTTACCCAGCTTCTTTTCAATCAGGTGGCACGGATGAAACCTCACAATGTTTACTCGGATTAATTGGTCTAGGCATCCCAGGAACACAAAAACATATAGCAACCCCAATATCCCGTTTTTTGGCATTACTGAGTGTAATGCGCTTACCAACACGTAATGCTGAGGGGCTAAGCGCTTTAGTGTCTGTTCTTACAAAAAATACCAAAGCTACTGTCAAACCTCATTCTGTTCAACATATTCCATTACTTAACCCCATCAAATTAAGCTCTAAAACACCTGTTCATTTAAACATACGCCATACTTTGGGAAAAACTGGAAGAGATGTGAATAGTCAAATTGCCTTAAATTTATATACAGAAGACTTTGAAGAAGCAAAATCTTGGCTGCCAGGAGGTGTTTTATTTATAGATTTTTTAATCTTATTGAGAGTTTATTTAGGATGGAGATATACTGCAAAAATACAATTAACTGTTCCTAAACGCGTCCTGCCTGATGCTAAACTAAACAAATCTCAGATTCAATTGGGACGAACAGGAATATTAGGATTAACCAAAGAAAAGAAAAAACATTCTAAAGAAATTATTACTGTCAAAATAGGAGGATATAAAGGCTTAAAGCCTCTTTCTAAGGTAACACAAGCTGAAAAGGTCTCTTATGTATATTAA
- the tssJ gene encoding type VI secretion system lipoprotein TssJ: protein MYINKQKLLGLGVCLLILSGCSSSKKDVQQASVNEPKKARHIKELYLQFNTDKELNLNQDKQPLSVMVRIYQFKDNQAFLQSNYKELLKEKNNDIKQNTLNQYDIILKPNEKILLHRPLEKDSIYIAIVAFFRNPDLEKNNWKIIIRRDYLFKKKPRIIEISSNKLSLEPTKKELKAQGKK from the coding sequence ATGTATATTAATAAACAAAAATTATTAGGTCTAGGGGTATGTTTGTTAATACTTTCTGGATGTTCCTCATCTAAAAAAGATGTACAACAGGCCTCTGTCAATGAACCTAAAAAAGCACGTCATATTAAAGAATTATATTTGCAGTTTAATACTGATAAAGAGTTAAATTTAAATCAAGACAAACAGCCATTATCTGTAATGGTAAGAATTTATCAATTTAAAGACAACCAAGCTTTTCTTCAAAGCAATTATAAGGAGTTATTGAAGGAAAAAAATAATGATATTAAACAAAACACTCTTAATCAATACGATATTATTCTTAAGCCAAACGAGAAAATATTATTACATCGCCCCTTAGAAAAAGATAGCATTTATATTGCTATAGTTGCCTTTTTTAGAAACCCAGACTTAGAAAAAAATAATTGGAAAATTATTATTCGAAGAGATTACCTCTTTAAAAAGAAACCAAGGATAATCGAGATTAGTTCAAATAAATTATCTTTAGAACCAACAAAAAAAGAGTTGAAAGCACAAGGAAAAAAATGA
- the tssE gene encoding type VI secretion system baseplate subunit TssE yields the protein MNPSLYEMLTFNFTGELDLDQVNDKDQVILSVMNNIERILNCRAGSLAHLPDYGIPDMHSILQNLPGSAYNLMNIIQRVLLKYEPRLKSVNVDLTAEDKTGCLYYTIEAHLHKVGLVRFGTEFAPEGRILINYLRQRQQID from the coding sequence ATGAATCCTTCATTATATGAGATGTTAACTTTTAATTTTACTGGTGAGCTTGATCTTGATCAAGTCAACGATAAAGATCAAGTTATTTTATCTGTTATGAATAACATTGAAAGAATTCTAAATTGTCGTGCAGGAAGCCTTGCTCATTTACCAGATTATGGAATTCCAGACATGCATTCTATTCTACAAAATTTACCTGGGTCTGCATATAATTTGATGAATATTATTCAAAGAGTTTTATTAAAGTACGAACCTAGATTGAAGTCTGTAAACGTGGATCTAACTGCTGAAGATAAAACAGGATGTTTATATTACACAATAGAAGCACATTTGCATAAAGTAGGATTAGTTCGATTTGGTACAGAATTTGCTCCTGAAGGGCGTATTCTGATTAATTATTTGCGTCAACGTCAACAAATCGATTGA
- a CDS encoding VasL domain-containing protein has translation MTSILSDKLGKIGKTPIALKEFMSLKEEVGKLNHPARPDIDWKKVEELCKTILRKNGADLQTLSYYTIALTKLYELKGLTEGIDLIDTLIGKYWFNFWPEQTHIRVEIIAWLVKSIQQFLRSYQFSYTDLTSLYHLENLFNHLCQNFQDLEIKHLTGMTDLYLLTSKTAKQLERLEQENALSNTVSFDHINKIKKNRDLKNSNDIPNLTKQEKNINPEVKKTTLDGEPLSSTTPFIQSEKKHPKIIFWKGFITGACAIMFVGIVSGGALFYKQHINLQNVPIVHSHYFPENLTDSQINILTKLAENKISKETTDNILTNGQETLNQIEIQPLWGVYYGDYLIKLYQSLFPQNAQVIKLQKQWQNKQKELADQYIQTNTYQVIQNQLQNLLDRLNGLDERKGRYITVSELKSIVFSIQKPLLQSPPLDELLRQMKEQKKQQKDTTTLQQQIDMRFIQLLNYYYMLQQSK, from the coding sequence ATGACATCAATATTATCAGATAAACTTGGAAAAATTGGAAAAACACCAATTGCACTGAAAGAGTTTATGTCTTTAAAAGAGGAAGTGGGAAAACTAAACCACCCCGCTCGACCAGATATTGACTGGAAAAAAGTAGAGGAGCTTTGTAAAACTATATTACGTAAAAATGGAGCTGACTTACAAACTCTTTCCTACTATACTATTGCATTGACAAAATTATATGAATTAAAAGGATTAACCGAAGGTATAGATCTGATTGATACACTTATCGGCAAATATTGGTTTAATTTTTGGCCAGAGCAAACACATATTAGAGTTGAAATTATTGCTTGGTTAGTAAAATCTATTCAACAGTTTTTAAGATCCTATCAGTTTTCATATACTGACCTAACATCTCTTTATCATCTAGAAAATTTATTTAATCATTTATGTCAAAATTTCCAAGACTTGGAAATTAAACATTTAACAGGCATGACAGATTTATATCTATTAACATCTAAAACGGCAAAGCAACTTGAACGTCTTGAGCAAGAAAATGCGCTATCTAATACTGTTTCATTTGATCATATTAACAAAATAAAAAAAAACAGAGATCTTAAAAATAGCAATGATATACCCAACCTAACAAAACAAGAAAAAAACATCAATCCAGAGGTTAAAAAAACAACTTTAGATGGTGAACCTCTATCCTCCACCACGCCCTTTATTCAATCGGAGAAAAAACATCCAAAAATTATTTTTTGGAAAGGTTTTATAACTGGAGCCTGTGCTATTATGTTCGTTGGCATTGTTTCAGGAGGAGCTTTGTTTTACAAACAACACATAAACTTGCAAAATGTTCCTATAGTTCACAGTCACTATTTCCCTGAAAATTTAACAGATAGCCAAATTAATATATTAACCAAACTTGCAGAGAATAAAATTTCAAAAGAAACAACTGATAATATTTTAACCAATGGTCAAGAAACCCTTAATCAAATTGAAATACAACCTCTTTGGGGAGTCTATTATGGTGACTATCTGATTAAGTTATACCAATCCTTATTTCCTCAAAATGCACAAGTTATAAAACTACAAAAACAGTGGCAAAACAAACAGAAAGAACTAGCAGACCAATATATACAAACCAATACATATCAAGTAATCCAAAATCAATTACAAAACCTGCTAGATCGATTAAATGGACTTGATGAAAGGAAAGGTCGATATATTACTGTATCAGAATTAAAATCTATTGTTTTTTCAATTCAAAAACCTTTGCTTCAATCCCCACCTTTAGATGAATTGTTAAGGCAAATGAAAGAGCAAAAAAAGCAACAAAAAGATACCACAACTTTACAACAACAAATAGATATGCGCTTCATACAACTTCTTAATTATTATTATATGCTTCAACAGTCCAAATAA
- a CDS encoding DUF2931 family protein — translation MNKKLKIIFGLILVLILVGGFKMLTASKEYQYDVNVASAGDYSVLLDFNHNYFTNQANKIVMAFTSFGGPPMEAWGGGEQATPLGLKQELPYKITVRYFSIPENQFWEGSAILDQEKLKQLENYKINNIITGSYRIFLENFTFYIAYAPGGLVTVWIFGGGEQYVVAQFKAHKIEEPNWDRFVQGVFGEQMSRKRYLADQMAPEKFTNFNRVISEKIRKEILEHKVPGSEPWLRLMNKYSWVLKTNNLYELKDYKTTYANGEQYYSYQNQDQTKPRAVPISLITFIRDKKTHKDIRLDYEFNQNEIIDAFEKLAKETGPEPIQLYLDIDEKLSKVDLYLIKDSQKIEIKKVEISRNEVFSDYKPSVP, via the coding sequence ATGAATAAAAAACTTAAAATAATTTTTGGCTTGATTTTAGTTCTTATTTTAGTAGGGGGATTTAAAATGCTTACAGCATCCAAAGAATATCAATATGATGTCAATGTAGCATCAGCAGGGGATTATTCTGTTTTATTGGATTTTAACCATAATTATTTTACCAATCAGGCCAATAAAATTGTCATGGCTTTTACCTCTTTTGGTGGGCCACCTATGGAGGCTTGGGGAGGTGGTGAGCAAGCAACGCCTTTGGGGTTAAAACAGGAACTTCCTTATAAAATTACGGTGCGTTATTTTTCTATTCCTGAAAATCAATTTTGGGAGGGATCTGCGATCCTAGATCAGGAAAAACTAAAGCAATTAGAAAATTATAAAATTAATAATATTATAACAGGAAGTTATCGAATTTTTTTGGAAAATTTTACTTTCTATATAGCCTATGCCCCAGGTGGATTAGTCACTGTTTGGATATTCGGGGGAGGAGAACAATATGTTGTTGCCCAATTTAAAGCCCATAAAATAGAGGAACCGAACTGGGATCGCTTTGTTCAAGGTGTGTTTGGAGAGCAAATGAGTCGTAAACGATATTTAGCTGATCAAATGGCACCTGAAAAATTTACAAATTTTAACCGCGTTATCAGTGAGAAAATTCGCAAAGAAATTTTAGAGCATAAAGTTCCAGGGTCTGAACCTTGGCTACGATTAATGAATAAATATTCGTGGGTTTTAAAAACGAATAATTTATATGAATTAAAAGATTATAAAACTACTTATGCAAATGGGGAGCAATATTACAGCTATCAAAATCAAGATCAAACTAAACCCAGAGCCGTTCCTATTAGTCTGATTACATTCATAAGGGATAAAAAAACACATAAAGATATTCGCTTGGATTATGAGTTTAATCAAAACGAAATTATCGATGCGTTTGAAAAACTGGCAAAAGAGACAGGACCAGAGCCAATACAACTCTATTTGGATATTGATGAGAAGTTAAGCAAAGTAGATTTATATCTGATCAAAGACTCACAAAAAATAGAAATTAAAAAAGTCGAAATCAGTCGCAACGAAGTTTTTTCTGATTATAAACCAAGCGTTCCATAA